The DNA segment ATTCCGTCTTTGCGAGACGTTTTTTGGCGTGGCAATCCCGCCGAAGGCGAAAAAGGAATGGGTGGAGGCTTTTCTACTTACGGTCTATGAAGACGAAGGTCAGACCTCCGTAAAGAACACCGAGGACCGACCTTCATCGCTAAATTAGCAGAAAGGAATGCGCCCTCTCTTTGCCTTCTCCCCCCAATCTGTCATTCCGGAGTTGATCCGGAATCTCATTTTTACTACTTACGTTACGGGGGTAGGTGAGAGGTCCTGAAACAAGTTTAGGAAGGATGACAAAATTAGGCGTTCAAGCAAGATGGTAAAATACGAATATATGTAGAGCCCTCTTTCAGGCTCATCTTCTATTATAAAAGACTAACTATTGACAAAAATATGTTCATATTTTACTATAAATAACAATAACATTATAAGGAGAAGAAAGCCCGATGCAACACAAACCGGAAAACAAGTTTGAAAATATCGCTCAACGTATAATTGTAACAGTAGTTGTTCTACTTGCTCTATTTATTCTCAACAAAGGTATGACTGGTGAGTTACCCCAGGTTTTATTAATGCTAAAAACCCCTAAAATGCAGGTTTTTACCATCGTTTTACTGGCAATACTACTTGAAGGTTTAACATTCCTTCTTCTTGGTTCTTGTTTATCCGGAGCGATTGAGGTTTTTGTTCCCGGCGAGTTTCTTGAAAAGCGTTTCCCAAAGAAAAAAATACCTTCAGCATTATCTGGAGCTTTATTGGGAATAGTTTTCCCTGTATGTTCTTGCGGAAATATTCCTTTAACAAGACGTCTTATCAAGAAAGGGGTGCCTGTTACTGGTGCAATAAGTTATCTTCTGGCTGCCCCTATAATTAACCCAATAACTGTTGCTTCCACAATAATGGCTTTCTCTTCATTAAAAAGTATATGGTTGGAAAGAGTAGGAATAGCTTTTTTGGTTGCCTGTATAAGCGGGTTGATATTTAGCAGATACGACAAAAGTCAAATACTTAAAGATTTATCTACGGAGGCAGATTCTTGCTCTCATCACCACACGTCTCAAAACAAAATAGTTCGGGTATTACAACACGCCGAACACGATTTTTTTCTGACAGGAAAATACTTTGTTATAGGTGCAATAATAGCAAGTCTTTTTCAGACGGTTATACCTCGCACCATATTGGGAAACCTGGGGCAGAACCACTTCCTTTCTGTTTTACTGCTTGGATTACTGGGAATGCTTTTTTCTCTCTGTTCTTTTGCAGACGCCTTTGTTGTAAGTACGTTTAGTTCCTTTCCATCTGTTGCTAAAGTAGTTTTTATGACAGCTGGTCCAATGATTGGTGCTTCAATTATGTTTCTATATTTCGGAGCTTTTAAGAAAAAATTTACAGGTAGGTTAATTTTAACTGTTGCCTGTCTACTATTACTTATTTCTGTTACAAGAATTATTATGGGAGGATAGAATTGATGTGGAAAAGAGAACCTTTATACCGATTTTTAGTTATGTTAATATGGGCTATTTTCCTTTTCATTCTTCTATTGAGCAGAAGATTTAAATTATTTGTCAACGCTATTTATAGCCCTCTTTTAGTTGTTGGGTTCATAATTTTTCTTTCGTTGATTGTTGCTGGATTTAATAAGGTTAAAGCCAAAACAGCAGACCAACTTACAGCCACAAAATTCCTTACCTATTTTCTTATGTTTTTTCCCATTCTGTTGGTTCTTTTAGTTAACCCAACAAGCCTTCCTACTTCTGCTGCTACAACCAGAGGTATAAGCACAACCCTTTTAGGAACTGATGCAAATTTGTTAGATACCTTACAATCTCAGTTGGAAAGCCAAGAAGCTTTTAAAAAATTTAACCTTAAACAATTATTATCTCTTGCTAATAACGAACCAGAAAAGATAGATGGTCTACAGGTTGTCGTAGAAGGGTTTGCTTTTAAAGATGAAACCTTACAAGCCGGTTCAATTATGCTTGTCCGTTTTCTTATTACATGTTGTGCCGCTGACGCTACACCTTTAGGCATTGAGGTGTACCCTGATGAAAATTCAAATTTTTCACCAGATATGTGGGTACGGGTGTTTGGTACTATTGGTTTTGAGAAGGGCGTTCCTGTAATAAAACAAGCCAATGTTACACAGTCACCTAAACCGTCAAATGTTTATCTTTATTAATTAATGGAGGTGTTATATGTTGAAAAATATATGGGAAAAATTGAGCCATCATCTACCTTTTACTATTTTAAGTGTTAATATAGGGCTTATTATAGTTGGGTTTATGACTTTCCTTGCACACCTTGTAGGGGTTGAAGATTTCTCGCCTTATTCACAAGAAATGTTCCATATTTTTCATCCATCGCACCTTCTTTTCTCAGCTATTGCTACCACTTCTATGTTCTGGCAAAACGAGAAAAAGGTGATAAAAACTGTAATTATAGGTTTTGTTGGTTCAGTAGGGATTTGCGGTATAAGCGATATAGTTATACCTTATATTGCAGGGCTTTTGATGGGAATTAAAATGGAGTGGCACGTATGTATTGTTGAGCATCCTATGTTGGTCTTACCGTTTGTTATATTGGGTATCCTTGTTGGTTTTCATGCACACGGCACCTTGGAGAAACAGGAAGGAGTAATTTTTTCTCATTCTCTACATGTTCTTATTAGTTCTATTGCTTCTATCTTGTATTTGATTTCTTACGGGATGACCCATTGGATACATAGTATCGGAACTATTCTTATTTATATGGTACTGGCAGTAGCTATTCCATGTTGCACAAGCGATGTGGTTTTCCCTCTATTATTTGTAAGAAAGGGTAAGCAGTCTTATTAAGAATAATTTTTTACAGGATACTGTTTTTATTTGAGAACTCTCTTGTTAGTAATGTTTTAAAAACTTAAATAGTGTAGTTTAATAATAAAAAATCAATAATTTTTGTCAAACAACTTTTTTTTGTGTTATACTTTTCTTTTCAACAAGGCTTTACCTCAGATGTTTCAATAAGGACATCTTGCTTAGTTTTTCAAAAAATTTGTAGTAGCCATTTTTTTTATTTTTATTCATCATTTCAAAATTTCAGGTTTCATTATGACAATAGAATCAATTTTATTATGGGTAGCAGTACTCCTTTTTGTAAGTGTTATTTCTAGCCGAATATCGGACAGGTTTGCTATCCCTGTTCTATTACTATTTTTAGGCATAGGAATGTTATCGGGTTCTGAAGGAATCGGCGGTATTCCTTTTGATAATGCTTCATTGGCAAAGTCTATAGGGTTGGTCTCCCTTATTTTTATTATATTTTCAGGCGGTATGGATACTGAATGGGAAGACACAAAACCGATTGTCTGGCACGGTGTTGTTTTATCAACGTTTGGAGTTCTTATTACAGCTGTCATTACCGGTTTTTTTGCTGTTTACATTCTTGATTTCTCTATATGGGAAGGAATGCTTTTAGGTTCTATTGTTTCTTCTACTGATGCGGCTGTTGTTTTTGCTGTTCTTAGGTCAAGGCGGGTAAGTTTAAAAAAGCCTATGAAACCATTATTAGAGTTTGAATCTGGCAGTAACGACCCAATGGCGATTTTTCTTACTACCGGATGTATAAGTTTACTTACCATAAAAAATTCTGTTCCATACTCTCTCTTCCCAAGATTTTTATTAGATATGGGAATGGGAGCACTTACCGGATATTTGATGTCAAAAGCCATTGTCTTTACTGTAAAAAAGATTAAACTCGACTATGAAGGGTTATACCCTGTTGTAACAATTTCTCTTGTTCTATTTACTTACTGCATTGCTGTGTTAATGAAGGGTAACGGTATTCTTGCGGTCTATCTTGCAGGGTTAGGTATGGGGCAGAAAAGTTTTCCGCATAAAAAATATATTAACAAATTTCACGATGTATTATCCTGGATTTGTCAGATTGCGATGTTTGTAACCCTTGGTATGCTCGTATTTCCATCTCATTTATTACCATTAGCAGGGGCAGGTTTGCTACTTACTTTTCTTCTTATGTTTGTAGCCCGCCCTATAAGTGTTTTTTTGTGTTTACAACCATTTAAAACAAGCCGAAGAGAAAAAACTCTCATCTCTTGGGTTGGGTTAAGAGGTTCTGTACCCATTATCCTTGCTACCTTTCCTTTTACTGCAGGCGTGCCTCACGCTGATGTATATTTTAATATAGTATTCTTTGTAGTTATTATTTCGGTTTTTGTTCAAGGTGCGTCTATTCCATTTGTTGCAAAATTATTAAAATTAGACGCTCCTCTAATTGAGAAAAAATCCTACCCTATAGAATTTGAAAAAATTGAGGGTATGGCTGCAAAATTAGTTGATATTGTTGTGCCTTATGATTCACAGATTGTTGGAAAAAAAATAGAGGAATTTTGTTCTCTCCATAAATGTATAATTGTTCTTATTTCGAGAGGCGATAAATATTTGATGCCTTTTCCTGCTGTTGTCCTTGAAGAAGGTGATGTGCTCCTTGTTTTAGCAAATCAGGAAGATATCAAACAATTGCAAAGTGTTGTAAAAAAGAGCAGAACCGCCTAAAGTTTAACCTTTCTTTTTTTGTTTACACTCCTTTTATTTCTTACCTTATTGAAAAAGTTTGACAAAGAAAATATATAGATGTAAACTGAGAAAAGTATTTTCTCACTATATCTCAATAAGATCTAAAAGGAGAAGATGGATTTCAAATTTGAAAATCTTGTATTGATTGTAGGAACAAACCCTCTACCAAACTATGTTGTAGCCAACTATTTTATCCAGAAAAACATCAACCTAAAAAAAATATATCTTCTTCATTCTGAACAGACCCATACTCAAGCAGGAACTAACACTTACGCCGAGAACCTTACAATTCAACTTACCGTTTTAATCGAAAAGTTAGGAAAAAAGATTAAAGTTGCTTTTCAAAATCTACAGATAGAAGATGTCGCAAAAAAAAGTAGTATAAAAAGAGTTGTGCAAGACCAGATAATCGATAAAATTGAAGGTTGGAGTAAAGTTCATCTTGATTATACTGGTGGAACAAAGAGTATGACCACCTACACATATTTAACTTTCCATAATAATAATA comes from the bacterium genome and includes:
- a CDS encoding TIGR03943 family protein, coding for MWKREPLYRFLVMLIWAIFLFILLLSRRFKLFVNAIYSPLLVVGFIIFLSLIVAGFNKVKAKTADQLTATKFLTYFLMFFPILLVLLVNPTSLPTSAATTRGISTTLLGTDANLLDTLQSQLESQEAFKKFNLKQLLSLANNEPEKIDGLQVVVEGFAFKDETLQAGSIMLVRFLITCCAADATPLGIEVYPDENSNFSPDMWVRVFGTIGFEKGVPVIKQANVTQSPKPSNVYLY
- a CDS encoding permease, translating into MQHKPENKFENIAQRIIVTVVVLLALFILNKGMTGELPQVLLMLKTPKMQVFTIVLLAILLEGLTFLLLGSCLSGAIEVFVPGEFLEKRFPKKKIPSALSGALLGIVFPVCSCGNIPLTRRLIKKGVPVTGAISYLLAAPIINPITVASTIMAFSSLKSIWLERVGIAFLVACISGLIFSRYDKSQILKDLSTEADSCSHHHTSQNKIVRVLQHAEHDFFLTGKYFVIGAIIASLFQTVIPRTILGNLGQNHFLSVLLLGLLGMLFSLCSFADAFVVSTFSSFPSVAKVVFMTAGPMIGASIMFLYFGAFKKKFTGRLILTVACLLLLISVTRIIMGG
- a CDS encoding potassium/proton antiporter — translated: MTIESILLWVAVLLFVSVISSRISDRFAIPVLLLFLGIGMLSGSEGIGGIPFDNASLAKSIGLVSLIFIIFSGGMDTEWEDTKPIVWHGVVLSTFGVLITAVITGFFAVYILDFSIWEGMLLGSIVSSTDAAVVFAVLRSRRVSLKKPMKPLLEFESGSNDPMAIFLTTGCISLLTIKNSVPYSLFPRFLLDMGMGALTGYLMSKAIVFTVKKIKLDYEGLYPVVTISLVLFTYCIAVLMKGNGILAVYLAGLGMGQKSFPHKKYINKFHDVLSWICQIAMFVTLGMLVFPSHLLPLAGAGLLLTFLLMFVARPISVFLCLQPFKTSRREKTLISWVGLRGSVPIILATFPFTAGVPHADVYFNIVFFVVIISVFVQGASIPFVAKLLKLDAPLIEKKSYPIEFEKIEGMAAKLVDIVVPYDSQIVGKKIEEFCSLHKCIIVLISRGDKYLMPFPAVVLEEGDVLLVLANQEDIKQLQSVVKKSRTA